A genomic segment from Orrella daihaiensis encodes:
- a CDS encoding AAA family ATPase produces the protein MENFRSLRQEQVLSLVASKDKTLQDTHTVSTGLKAAPRLLHSAVIYGSNASGKSNLIKAMQYMRGVVAESATVIQPGQAFAVQPFRLDDQSAREPTAFEVTCIIDGVRYQYGFSMTTERIVSEHLLVYKAFKPQRWFERHYDEQAGKDVYEFGSGLKGPKNLWEGATRPNALFLSMAVQLNSDALRPLFDWFVNGLVIFNEQAQLNPQVSIQMLKQAEGRRQICDFLSAADMSISDIEVVTRKVPGQAVHFDLASGKTELRNEEVEEHQLRFSHVTEQGQAVFDLMDESNGTRNLLFLAGPVLDILGKGLTLIIDELDTSLHTLLVRELVRLFHRPEVNTGGAQLIFTTHDTSLLDAPDLFRRDQIWFVEKDLDQASKLVSLSEFSPRKNEALERGYLIGRYGGIPLLDHTLGLHD, from the coding sequence GTGGAGAACTTTCGTTCCCTGCGCCAAGAGCAGGTGCTCAGCCTTGTCGCCTCCAAGGACAAGACGCTGCAAGACACGCATACGGTGAGCACAGGCCTTAAGGCCGCACCAAGGCTGCTGCACAGCGCCGTCATTTACGGCTCCAATGCCAGCGGCAAGTCTAATTTGATCAAGGCGATGCAGTACATGCGGGGGGTGGTCGCGGAGTCGGCGACTGTGATTCAGCCTGGACAGGCATTTGCCGTACAGCCATTTCGACTTGATGATCAATCGGCTAGAGAACCGACAGCATTTGAAGTGACATGCATCATCGACGGTGTTCGGTATCAGTACGGGTTTTCAATGACAACCGAGCGTATCGTCAGCGAGCATTTGTTGGTCTACAAGGCCTTTAAGCCCCAGCGTTGGTTCGAGCGTCATTACGATGAACAGGCGGGCAAGGATGTATATGAATTTGGTTCTGGCTTGAAGGGACCAAAGAATCTATGGGAAGGGGCGACGCGTCCGAATGCCTTGTTTCTGTCGATGGCAGTCCAGCTCAACAGCGATGCGCTTCGTCCGTTATTCGATTGGTTCGTCAATGGCCTGGTGATTTTTAATGAGCAGGCGCAGCTGAACCCACAGGTCTCCATCCAGATGCTAAAGCAAGCGGAAGGTCGTCGGCAGATCTGTGACTTCTTGTCAGCCGCTGATATGAGCATTTCAGACATTGAGGTGGTTACGCGCAAGGTTCCTGGACAGGCGGTGCATTTTGATCTGGCATCCGGAAAGACGGAATTGCGCAATGAGGAAGTAGAAGAGCATCAGCTGCGATTTTCACACGTGACAGAACAGGGTCAAGCGGTCTTTGATCTGATGGATGAGTCCAACGGTACAAGAAACTTGCTGTTTCTCGCTGGTCCAGTGCTCGACATCCTGGGCAAGGGACTGACGCTAATAATTGACGAGTTGGATACCAGCCTGCATACCTTGCTTGTGCGAGAACTCGTGCGGCTATTTCACCGTCCAGAAGTCAACACCGGCGGTGCGCAACTAATTTTTACTACCCATGACACCTCGCTTTTGGATGCCCCGGATCTGTTTAGACGTGACCAGATCTGGTTCGTGGAGAAAGATCTTGATCAGGCCTCGAAACTCGTGAGTTTGTCGGAATTCAGTCCGCGCAAGAACGAGGCCCTGGAACGGGGCTATTTAATTGGGCGGTACGGTGGAATTCCGCTGCTCGACCACACATTGGGATTGCATGACTGA
- a CDS encoding RloB family protein translates to MARDNSPRERQRQQLERKLARRASYDRILIVSEGAKTEPNYFCEIRKACRLHTTNVEVWPSELGTAPIQVVHYAKELFEFGDKHKKIQPRAFEQVYAVFDRDNHVSYYDALTVAESLDGKLKNDNKALIRFQAIASVPSFELWLLLHYEDIQAPIHRDEVMRRLKTHIPGYEKGAAGLFGITRNRLSVATQRAESLAQKYTARSEPEPFTTIVKLVALLTRLRV, encoded by the coding sequence ATGGCGCGTGACAATTCTCCACGAGAACGCCAACGTCAGCAGCTCGAGCGCAAGTTAGCGCGGCGTGCCAGCTATGACCGTATCTTGATCGTTTCGGAAGGTGCCAAGACCGAGCCTAACTATTTCTGCGAGATCCGCAAGGCCTGCAGACTGCACACGACCAATGTCGAAGTTTGGCCCAGCGAACTCGGCACTGCCCCCATCCAGGTGGTGCACTATGCCAAGGAACTCTTTGAATTCGGCGACAAACACAAGAAGATCCAGCCGCGCGCATTCGAGCAGGTGTACGCTGTTTTTGACCGTGATAATCACGTCAGCTACTACGATGCTTTAACCGTGGCCGAGTCACTGGACGGTAAGCTCAAAAATGACAACAAAGCGCTTATCCGTTTTCAGGCGATTGCATCAGTACCTAGCTTCGAGCTTTGGCTCCTACTTCACTACGAGGACATTCAAGCCCCAATCCATCGAGATGAGGTAATGCGTCGCCTCAAAACCCACATCCCCGGTTACGAGAAGGGGGCAGCGGGACTCTTCGGTATTACACGTAACCGGTTGTCTGTGGCTACGCAACGCGCCGAGTCATTGGCGCAAAAGTACACGGCACGGTCAGAGCCCGAGCCTTTCACCACAATTGTCAAATTAGTGGCACTGCTGACACGGCTCAGAGTTTGA